The Thermoplasmata archaeon genome includes a region encoding these proteins:
- a CDS encoding secretion system protein E encodes TNSAYTWNPADDTFNYSGHSYVYEKISLARNWNQRRMEQEVKRRLDLFDYMKRTGVQNYREVARIVSSYYKDPEGMIKLVRDTLAAQGVQTVAA; translated from the coding sequence ACGAACTCCGCGTACACCTGGAACCCCGCGGATGACACGTTCAATTACTCCGGCCACAGCTACGTCTACGAGAAGATTTCCTTGGCCCGTAACTGGAACCAGCGACGCATGGAGCAGGAGGTCAAGCGCCGGCTGGACCTGTTCGACTACATGAAGCGGACCGGCGTGCAGAACTACCGCGAAGTGGCGAGGATTGTGTCCTCGTACTACAAGGACCCCGAGGGCATGATCAAGCTCGTCCGCGACACGCTCGCGGCCCAGGGCGTCCAAACGGTCGCCGCGTGA